A segment of the Deltaproteobacteria bacterium genome:
TCCACGCGGAGCGCGGCCACGCGGCCGGCGACGCCCTGACCGCACCAGCTTCCGGCCCGCAGCGCAAGCTCGAGTTCGGCTTCTTCCTCTGGGGCAGCGACGACGCGCAGGGCAGCGACAAGTACCGCCTGATGCTCGAGTCCGCGCGCTTCGCCGACCGCAACGGCTTCCTGTTCGTGTCCACGCCGGAGCGCCACTTCCACGCCTTCGGCGGGCCGTATCCGAATCCGGCCGTGACCAGCGCGGCGATCGCGGCGGTGACCGAGCGCGTGCAGATCCGCGCCGGCAGCTGCGTGCTGCCGCTGCATCACCCGATCCGCGTCGCCGAGGACTGGGCGGTCGTCGACAACCTCTCGAACGGCCGCGTCGCGATCGGGTTCGCGGCCGGCTGGCAGCCCAACGACTTCGTGATCCGGCCCGACGGCTACGCGGACGCGAAGGGCCAGATGTTCCGCCTGATCGACACCGTGAAGCGTCTCTGGCGCGGGGAGACCGTCGAGTTCCCGAACCCGCTCGGCCAGCTCGTGCCGGTGCGAACGCTGCCGCGCCCTGTGCAGCCGGAGCTGCCGAGCTGGGTGACCGTGGCCGGAAACCCCGAGACCTTCCGGATGGCCGGCGAAGCGGGCGAGAACGTGCTCACCCACCTGCTCGGCCAGAGCGTCGACGAGGTCGCCGAGAAGGTGAAGATCTACCGCGAGGCGCGCGCGCGCGCCGGGCACGATCCGAAGGCCGGCGTGGTCACGCTCATGCTCCACACCTTCGTCGGCGCGAGCGACGACGAGGTGCGCGAGATCGTGCGCGAGCCGATGAAGCAGTACCTGTCGAGCGCGGTGAACCTGGTGAAGAGCTTCGCCTGGGCGTTCCCCGCCTTCAAGCGGCCGGGCGGCGCGAACGCGACGCCCGACGACGTCGACCTCGAGAGCCTCTCGGCCGAGGAGCTCGACGCGATCCTCGAGCACGCCTTCGAGCGCTACTTCGAGACCAGCGGGCTGTTCGGCACGCCCGACACCTGCGCGAAGATGATCGAGCGCGTGCGCGCGGCCGACGTGGACGAGATCGGCTGCCTGATCGACTACGGCGTGCCGACCGCGCGCGTGCTCCAAAGCCTGGACGCCCTCGACGTGGTGCGGCGGCGCGCGAACCCGACGCCGGTCGCGCGCGAGCAAGGCCCCGCGGACTTCTCGCTCGCCGCGCAGCTCGAGCGGCGCAACGTCACGCACATGCAGTGCACGCCGTCGATGGCCAAGATGATCGCGATGAACGACGAGATGCGCGCCGGTCTCGCTCGCGTGCAGCAGCTCTACATCGGCGGCGAGGCGTTCCCCGCCTCGCTCGCGCGCGAGCTCTCGAGCTTCGTGCGCGCGAACGTGACCAACATGTACGGCCCGACCGAGACGACGATCTGGTCCACCACGCAGCCGGTGCGCGGCGCGCTCGCCTCGATTCCGATCGGTCGCCCGATCGCGAACACGCGCATCTACGTGCTCGACCGCCACCTCGAGCCGGTTCCGGTGGGCGTCGCCGGCGAGCTGTACATCGGCGGCGACGGCGTCGTGCGCGGCTATCACCGCCGCGCCGAGCTCAGCGCCGAGCGCTTCCTGCCCGATCCGTGGAGCGGCAAGCCCGGCGCGCGCATGTACCGCACCGGCGATCTCGCCCGCTACCGCGACGACGGAACGATCGAGTTCATGGGGCGCATCGACCACCAGGTGAAGATCCGCGGCTACCGGATCGAGCTCGGCGAGGTCGAGACCGAGCTCGGCCGGCACCCGGCGATCCAGGAGTGTGTCGTGGTCGCGCGGGACGAAGCCGACTCCGACCCGCGCCTGGTCGCCTACCTGGTGCCGAAGGGCACCGCGCCCGCGACCGAGGAGCTGCGCGAGCACCTGCGCAAGACGCTGCCGGAGTTCATGGTTCCCGCGCTCTTCGTCTCGCTCGCCGCGCTTCCGCTCACGCCCAACGGCAAGATCGACCGCAAACGCCTGCCCGCGCCCGAGCAGCACAAGCCGAGGATGCAGGCGCCGTTCGTCGCGCCGCAGAACCCGCTCGAGGGGATGATCGCCGGCGTCTGGCGCGACGTGCTCAAGCTCGAGACGGTCGGCGCGGAGGACAACTTCTTCGATCTCGGCGGCCACTCGCTGCTCGTGGTGCAGGTGCACCGGAAGCTGCGCGAGCAGGTTCCACAGCCGCTCTCGCTCACCGACCTGTATCGCTTCCCGACCATCCGCTCGCTCGCCGAGTTCCTCGGCAGCGACGGCAGCAATCCGCAGCTCGACAAGAGCGTGGACCGCGCGGCCGCGCGGCGCGAGTCGCTGAAGCTGCGCCAGCAGACGCGCAGACGACCGGGAAGCGGCGACGCATGAGCGAGGCCGAGGACGACTGGACCGGCAGCGAGATCGCGATCGTCGGCGTCTCGTGCCGGTTCGCAGGCGCGCACGACGCCGAGGAGCTCTGGGCGAATCTGCGCGCGGGCGTCGAGTCGATCGTGCGCTACGACGACGCGGCCCTGCTCGCGGCGGGCGTGGAGCCGGCCGTGCTCGCCAATCCGAGCTACGTGAAGGCGGGCGGACAGCTTCCCGACGTGGACGGCTTCGACGCCGGCTTCTTCGGCTTCGGCCCGAAGGACGCCGCCATCACCGACCCGCAGCACCGCCACATGCTCGAGTGCGCCTGGGAGGCGCTAGAAGACGCCGGCCACCCGCCCGCGCGCTTCCCGGGCGCGATCGGCGTCTTCGTGGGCTGCGGGATGAACGGCTACTTCATCTACAACCTGCTGCGAAATCCCGAGATCGTCGCCTCGACCGGAACCTTCCTGCTCCGCCACACCGGAAACGACCGCGACTTCCTGCCGACCACCGTCTCGTACAAGCTGAACCTGACCGGCCCGTCGGTGGCGATCCAGACCGCCTGCTCGACGTCGCTGGTCGCGATCCACGTCGCCTGCCAGAGCCTGCTCTCGCGCGAGTGCGACCTGGCGCTCGGCGGGGGCGTCACGATCGTGGTGCCGCCCGGCCGCGGCTACATGTACAACGAGAACGAGCCGCTCTCGCCCGACGGCCACTGCCGCGCATTCGACGCGCGCGGCGCGGGCACGGTGCTGACCAGCGGCATCGGCGTGGTCGCGCTGCGCCGCCTCGAGGACGCGCTCGCGGACGGCGATCCGATCCACGCGGTGATCCGCGGCTCTGCGATCAACAACGACGGCTCGCGCAAGATCGGCTACCTGGCGCCGTCGGTCGACGGACAGGCCGCCGTGATCGCGGAGGCGCTCGCCGTCGCCGGCGTCTCGGCGGACCAGATCTCCTACGTCGAGACGCACGGCACGGGCACCAACGTCGGAGATCCGATCGAGATCAGCGCGCTCACCCAGGCCTTCCGGCAGACGACCGAGCGCACGGCGTTCTGCGCGATCGGCTCGAACAAGCCCAACATCGGCCACACCGACACCGCCGCGGGCGTCGCGAGCCTGATCAAGGTGGTCTCGGCGCTGAAGCACGGCGAGCTTCCGCCCAGCCTGCACTACGAGCGGCCGAATCCGACCATCGACTTCGCGGCCTCGCCGTTCTTCGTGAACGCGAAGCTCTCCGAGTGGAAGCGGACCAACGGCAAGCGCCGCGCGGGGATCTCGTCGCTCGGCGTCGGCGGAACGAACGCGCACGTGATCGTCGAGGAGGCGCCTTCGCTGCGCTCCGGGCCCGCGAAGCGCGGCTTCGAGATCCTGCCGATCTCGGCCAAGAGCGGAAGCTCCCTCGACGCATCGGCGGCGAAGCTCGCCGGGTTCCTGCGCGACCATCCCGAGCTGCCGCTCGCCGACGTCGCGCACACGCTCCAGGTCGGCCGCGACTCGTTCGAGCACCGCCGCGTGCTCGTCGCGCGCAGCCACGAAGAGGCCGCGCAGCTGCTGGAGAGCGGCGACACCAAGCGCGTCTTCGCCGCGCGCGCCAAGGGCTCGGCGCCGTCGGTGGTGTTCATGTTTCCGGGCGGGGGCGCGCAGTACCCGAACATGGGGCTCGGCCTCTACGAGAGCGAGCCCGTCTACCGCGCGGCCATGGACGAGGCCTTCGAGATCTCGCGGCGGATCCTCGACTTCGACCTGCGCGCGCTGGTCTACCCGGGTGCGAACGGCTCGGCCGAGCTCGCGGCGCGGCTCGCCCGGCCGACCGCGTGTCTGCCCGCGATCCTCGCCACCGAGGTCGCGCTCGCGAAGCTCTGGCTCTCCTGGGGCGTCGAGCCGGTGGCGCTCACCGGCCACAGCATGGGCGAGTACACCGCCGCGTGTCTGTCCGGCGTGATCTCGCTCGAGGACGCGCTGCGCATCGTCTCGACGCGCGGGCGACTGGTCGACTCGCTCACCACGTCCGGCCGCATGCTCTCGGTGCCGCTGCCGGAGGCGGAGCTTCGCGCGCTGCTCCCGGCCGATCTCGACCTGGGCGTCGTGAACGGCCCGTCGCTCTGCGTGGTCTGCGGCGAGGCCGGCGCGATCGAGCGCTTCGACGCGGAGCTCCGCGCGCGGGACGTCGAGAGCCAGCTGCTTCGCGTTCCGGCCGCCGGCCACTGCCGGCTGCTCGACCCGATCCTGGACGAGTTCGGCCGCTTCCTTGCGACGGTGACGGTCTCCGCTCCGCGCATTCCCTACGTCTCCAACCTTTCCGGAACCTGGGTGGTTCCCGACGATGCGCGCGACCCGTCCTACTGGGTGCGACACTTCCGAGAGTCGGTGCGCTTCTCACACGGGCTCGCGACCCTGCTGGAGGATCCGAACCGCGTTCTGCTCGAGGTCGGCCCCGGCCAGACGCTCGCGTCGCTCGCGCGCCAGCAGCCGAAGAGCGCGCGCGCCGCGTTCGGCTCGCTGCGGCACCCCGACGACACGGCCCCGGACGAGATCTTCGTCGCGGGAAGCTTCGGGCGGCTCTGGGCGAGCGGCGTCGACGTCGACTGGGCCACGCGACGCGGCGAGGAGTCGCGTCTGCGCGTCGCCCTGCCGAAGTACAGCTGGGAGCACCAGCGCTACTGGATCGATCCGGCGAAGCAGGAGAGCACGGCGGCCGCCACCGAGGCCGAGCTCGCGCGAATCGAGAGCCCGTCGGGCTGGTTCAGCGAGCGCGTGTTCCGGCCCGAGCCGCTGCCGCCCGCCGGCGCGGAAACGCCGCTCGACTGGCTGGTCTTCGCCGATCCCTCCGGCCTGGGCGCCGCGCTCTGCGCGGAGCTCGAACGTCGGGGACACGGCGTCACCGTCGTGCGCGAGGGCGACGCGTTCTACCGGCTTTCCGATCGCGAGTACGCGCTCGCGCCCGAGGCCGGCGTCGACGGCTACGTAGAGCTCGTCCGCGACCTCGAGGCGAACGGCCGGCTGCCGGATCGGATCGCGCACCTCTGGCTCGTCACCGCCGACGAGTCCGCCCGGCCCGGCTCCAACTTCTTCAACCGCAACCAGGAGCGCGGCTTCTACAGCCTGCTCTACCTGGCGCAGGCGCTCGGCGGCGAGGACGTGAAGCAGCCGATGCACGTCGCAGTGGTCTCGAACGGAATGCAGCGAGTGGGCGACGAGACGCTGCGCTACCCGGAGAAGGCGACCGTGCTCGGGCCGGTCGGCGTGATCCCGCAGGAGCTCCCCGCGCTCACGCTGCAGAGCATCGACATCGCGGCGCCCGTCGCTGGCGGCCGGCTGCGCAAGCGCGCAGCGCTCGACCTGGGAGGCGATCTCGTCGCACGGCTCGCGTCCGACATCTCCCCGGCTCGCGCCGACCAGCGCGTCGCGTACCGGAACGGCCAGCGCTTCGTGCAGCGGATCGAGCCGGTCCATTCGCCCGCGAGCGCGGCGGGCGCCCCGCCGCTCAGAGAGCGCGGGACCTACCTGATCACCGGCGGGCTCGGCGGCCTCGGGCTGGTGCTCGCGGAGCACCTGGCGCGGAGCGCGAAGGCCAGGCTCGTGCTCGTCGGCCGGTCGCGGCTTCCCCTTCGCGCCGAGTGGCCGAGCTGGCTTGCGAGTCACGGCTCGACCGATCCGACCAGTCGGACGCTTCGCAAGCTGCTCGAGATCGAGGCGCTGGGAAGCGAGCTGTCGATCGAGAGCGGCGACGTCGCCGACATCGTGCGCATGCGCGAGATCGTGGCGCAGGCGCGCGAGCGCTTCGGCGCGATCCACGGCGTCTTCCACGCCGCGGGCGCGATCGACGACGCGCCGATCCAGACCAAGACCCAGGCGTCGATCGAGGCGGTCTTCAGCCCGAAGGTCCTCGGCACGCGCGTGCTGGACGAGCTGCTGCCGGACGTGGAGCTCTTCGCCCTGTTCTCGTCGAACTCGAGCGCGCTGGGCGCCGCCGGCCAGATCGACTACGCCGCGGCCAGCGCCTTCGTCGACGCGTTCGCGGAGAGCCGCGCGCAGCGCGCGCGACCGCGCACGCTCGCGATCGGCTGGAGCGTGTGGCGCGACGCGGGCCTGGCGGTCGCGACCTACGAGCGCCTCGGGGGCGGGGCGTCGGGCGGCCGCCCGGCCGCGCACCCGCTTTTGGGACGGCGCATCGGCGACGCCGCCGACCGCGTCTCGTTCCAGACCACGTTCAAGGGAACCGAGCACTGGCTCCTCGACGACCACCGCAGCCGCACCGGCGACGCGCTGATCCCCGGCACCGGCTACCTCGAGATCGCGCGCGGAGCGTTCGCGGAGCTCGCAGACGCGGCCGCGATCGAGCTGCGTCGCGTCTTCTTCGTCGCCCCCTGCGTGGTGAACGCGGCCCAGGACGTCGAGCTGCACACGACGCTGCGCCGCGCGAGCGCGGACTGGGAGCTCGAGATCGAGAGCCGCGCGGCCGGCGGCACGGAGTGGCAGCTCCACGCGCAGGCCGAAGTCGGCGCCTGCAAGGAGCTTGTGCCCGCTCCGCTTCGCCTCGACGAGATCGCGGCGCGAATGGGCGCGCCGCAGATCGCGACTTCGGGGCGGTCGCTCGACACGCTGCACGCGCGCCACCTGCGCTTCGGGCCGCGCTGGAACGTGCTCCGGAAGATGTGCTTCGGCGCAGGCGAAGCGCTGGCGGAGCTCGAGCTTCCCGGCGAGTTCGGGGCCGACCTCGGCCGCTACGCGCTGCACCCCGCCCTGCTCGACCTGGCGACCGGCTTCGCGACCCCGCTGATCGAGGGCTACACCGGAGCGGAGTTCTACGCGCCGATGTCGTACGAGCGCGTGCGCGTCTTCGCCCCGATGCCCGCGCGCATCGTGAGCTGGGTGCGCAGCGCGCAGCCGAACCAGGTCGGCAGGGAGGTCGCGGTCTTCGACGTCGTGATCGCCGACGA
Coding sequences within it:
- a CDS encoding LLM class flavin-dependent oxidoreductase, which translates into the protein MRVEARFSCYLIGSESLLVQCAEILRERGHEIRGIASEEAPILAWARERGIATIDPSGDLATELAGDFDYLFSITHLALLPDSVLRRPRRAAINFHDGPLPSYAGMYTPAWALIAREPRYGISWHVMRSELDEGDLLATRSFDVAPNETSLTINTKCYEAAIESFGPLCDALAAGTASPIPQDLSQKRYFGKWLRPAAAGLLDFTRPAQDLEALVRALDFGRYENPLATAKLQHRGRVWNVGRAQAETASAAAEPGTVIAIEADALVVAAGGGSLRLGDFSEPRGRRVTVSELASSLGITAGARLEGASSELAERLGALNAELCKGEEFFVRRLGSLEPLEPPYLRAERAASGASDWRELELEIPAEFASRPGSGADSLVAGFATWLARLCDRTRFDLAFRDEALRSRIAGLEAFAADVVPLRIALDESASADAALAKARDAIASTRKRVTFLHDAIARHPSLRGNAELESERLLPVLAEIGGATGAISPPPGTLLAFVAAPDGSRARLGYDARALDESSALSMRAQLAVFLREPSRPFVRLALLSPEQRRQVLETWNATDAPYPRDTCVHQLFEQQVRRTPDRPAASFETETLSYRELDARANRLAAHLRELGIGPDKLVGIFIERSIDMLVGVLAVQKAGGAYVPLDPAYPRDRIAFMLEDSGATVVLTQERIASELPASTARVVRIDSDWPAIARHADTPVASGVAPANLAYVIYTSGSTGRPKGVMVEHRNVVNFFAGMDALIPHDPPGVWLAVTSLSFDISVLELLWTLARGFEVVIHAERGHAAGDALTAPASGPQRKLEFGFFLWGSDDAQGSDKYRLMLESARFADRNGFLFVSTPERHFHAFGGPYPNPAVTSAAIAAVTERVQIRAGSCVLPLHHPIRVAEDWAVVDNLSNGRVAIGFAAGWQPNDFVIRPDGYADAKGQMFRLIDTVKRLWRGETVEFPNPLGQLVPVRTLPRPVQPELPSWVTVAGNPETFRMAGEAGENVLTHLLGQSVDEVAEKVKIYREARARAGHDPKAGVVTLMLHTFVGASDDEVREIVREPMKQYLSSAVNLVKSFAWAFPAFKRPGGANATPDDVDLESLSAEELDAILEHAFERYFETSGLFGTPDTCAKMIERVRAADVDEIGCLIDYGVPTARVLQSLDALDVVRRRANPTPVAREQGPADFSLAAQLERRNVTHMQCTPSMAKMIAMNDEMRAGLARVQQLYIGGEAFPASLARELSSFVRANVTNMYGPTETTIWSTTQPVRGALASIPIGRPIANTRIYVLDRHLEPVPVGVAGELYIGGDGVVRGYHRRAELSAERFLPDPWSGKPGARMYRTGDLARYRDDGTIEFMGRIDHQVKIRGYRIELGEVETELGRHPAIQECVVVARDEADSDPRLVAYLVPKGTAPATEELREHLRKTLPEFMVPALFVSLAALPLTPNGKIDRKRLPAPEQHKPRMQAPFVAPQNPLEGMIAGVWRDVLKLETVGAEDNFFDLGGHSLLVVQVHRKLREQVPQPLSLTDLYRFPTIRSLAEFLGSDGSNPQLDKSVDRAAARRESLKLRQQTRRRPGSGDA
- a CDS encoding KR domain-containing protein, with protein sequence MSEAEDDWTGSEIAIVGVSCRFAGAHDAEELWANLRAGVESIVRYDDAALLAAGVEPAVLANPSYVKAGGQLPDVDGFDAGFFGFGPKDAAITDPQHRHMLECAWEALEDAGHPPARFPGAIGVFVGCGMNGYFIYNLLRNPEIVASTGTFLLRHTGNDRDFLPTTVSYKLNLTGPSVAIQTACSTSLVAIHVACQSLLSRECDLALGGGVTIVVPPGRGYMYNENEPLSPDGHCRAFDARGAGTVLTSGIGVVALRRLEDALADGDPIHAVIRGSAINNDGSRKIGYLAPSVDGQAAVIAEALAVAGVSADQISYVETHGTGTNVGDPIEISALTQAFRQTTERTAFCAIGSNKPNIGHTDTAAGVASLIKVVSALKHGELPPSLHYERPNPTIDFAASPFFVNAKLSEWKRTNGKRRAGISSLGVGGTNAHVIVEEAPSLRSGPAKRGFEILPISAKSGSSLDASAAKLAGFLRDHPELPLADVAHTLQVGRDSFEHRRVLVARSHEEAAQLLESGDTKRVFAARAKGSAPSVVFMFPGGGAQYPNMGLGLYESEPVYRAAMDEAFEISRRILDFDLRALVYPGANGSAELAARLARPTACLPAILATEVALAKLWLSWGVEPVALTGHSMGEYTAACLSGVISLEDALRIVSTRGRLVDSLTTSGRMLSVPLPEAELRALLPADLDLGVVNGPSLCVVCGEAGAIERFDAELRARDVESQLLRVPAAGHCRLLDPILDEFGRFLATVTVSAPRIPYVSNLSGTWVVPDDARDPSYWVRHFRESVRFSHGLATLLEDPNRVLLEVGPGQTLASLARQQPKSARAAFGSLRHPDDTAPDEIFVAGSFGRLWASGVDVDWATRRGEESRLRVALPKYSWEHQRYWIDPAKQESTAAATEAELARIESPSGWFSERVFRPEPLPPAGAETPLDWLVFADPSGLGAALCAELERRGHGVTVVREGDAFYRLSDREYALAPEAGVDGYVELVRDLEANGRLPDRIAHLWLVTADESARPGSNFFNRNQERGFYSLLYLAQALGGEDVKQPMHVAVVSNGMQRVGDETLRYPEKATVLGPVGVIPQELPALTLQSIDIAAPVAGGRLRKRAALDLGGDLVARLASDISPARADQRVAYRNGQRFVQRIEPVHSPASAAGAPPLRERGTYLITGGLGGLGLVLAEHLARSAKARLVLVGRSRLPLRAEWPSWLASHGSTDPTSRTLRKLLEIEALGSELSIESGDVADIVRMREIVAQARERFGAIHGVFHAAGAIDDAPIQTKTQASIEAVFSPKVLGTRVLDELLPDVELFALFSSNSSALGAAGQIDYAAASAFVDAFAESRAQRARPRTLAIGWSVWRDAGLAVATYERLGGGASGGRPAAHPLLGRRIGDAADRVSFQTTFKGTEHWLLDDHRSRTGDALIPGTGYLEIARGAFAELADAAAIELRRVFFVAPCVVNAAQDVELHTTLRRASADWELEIESRAAGGTEWQLHAQAEVGACKELVPAPLRLDEIAARMGAPQIATSGRSLDTLHARHLRFGPRWNVLRKMCFGAGEALAELELPGEFGADLGRYALHPALLDLATGFATPLIEGYTGAEFYAPMSYERVRVFAPMPARIVSWVRSAQPNQVGREVAVFDVVIADESGRVIALVEGFAIRKLAADAVLTRAASARKPSHSARGAEAHAESTHRTEAERLFRRSYELGIRPHEGMEALDRLLAGPKRPHVFVSPLDLPELVARMRSAPKAAETPSTGFARPELETSYVAPRDEIERTLAGFWQELLGVTEVGIADDFFELGGHSLIAVRLFAKIKKTWDLEYPISVLFEAPSIEKCAQLVREDLGIELGSAQPEARKKERRFRLLVPLQIGAAERPPFFLVAGMFGNVLNLRHVAQHLGADQTVYAIQAKGLLGDDEPHRRFPDMARDYLEEVRAVQPEGPYYLGGFSGGGLTAFEMAMQLLSQEQEVGILVLLDSLPAETIELDALAKLRIHAQHMAREGLGYPLAWLRKRVRWELEKRAARREAPVRDLSPAEFRSAEIEKAFLDALAHYRTPVYPGRAQLFRPKHDDWFSLGGDLVMNPHNRGQIANHENRFGPHVLGGIEVHEVSGDHDAMVLEPHVRSLAATLRACLDEALLSKSGPCPS